In Urechidicola croceus, a single window of DNA contains:
- a CDS encoding RNA polymerase sigma factor — MFKTKLYHTDLIKQCRNQNRKAQLKLYNQYCDAMYNVAFRFMKNSQDAEDVMQEAFIKAFSKINTFKGEVTFGAWLKRIVVNKSIDTLKSVKYNFSELDDNYLNVVDDNNWEVADEISAEEVKTVISRLPQKYELILTLYLMEGYDHQEISQILNITEVNSRTQLLRGKQKLKELLKQKGNGTGY, encoded by the coding sequence ATGTTTAAAACAAAGCTATACCATACTGATTTAATCAAGCAGTGTAGAAATCAGAATAGAAAAGCACAATTAAAATTGTACAATCAATATTGTGATGCAATGTATAATGTAGCATTTCGATTTATGAAAAATTCACAAGATGCTGAAGATGTAATGCAAGAAGCATTTATCAAAGCATTTAGTAAAATTAATACTTTTAAAGGTGAAGTTACATTTGGTGCATGGCTTAAGAGAATAGTGGTTAATAAAAGTATTGATACATTAAAATCAGTAAAGTATAATTTTTCGGAATTGGATGATAACTATTTGAATGTGGTAGATGATAATAATTGGGAAGTTGCAGATGAAATTTCGGCAGAAGAAGTGAAAACTGTAATTTCTCGACTACCTCAAAAATATGAATTAATCCTAACACTTTATTTGATGGAAGGTTATGATCATCAAGAAATATCACAAATATTAAACATTACAGAAGTAAATTCTCGAACACAACTATTAAGAGGAAAACAAAAATTGAAAGAATTATTAAAACAAAAAGGTAATGGCACAGGATATTAA
- the tsaD gene encoding tRNA (adenosine(37)-N6)-threonylcarbamoyltransferase complex transferase subunit TsaD, whose amino-acid sequence MSEKSIYILGIESSCDDTSASVLRNGKVLSNVVANQEIHTAYGGVVPELASRAHQQNIIPVVQQAIQRANIDKKELKAIAFTRGPGLMGSLLVGTSFAKSLSMGLGIPLIAVNHMQAHILAHFIDEKEQKKPPFPFLCLTISGGHTQIVKVSNYFEMEVLGETMDDAVGEAFDKSAKILGLPYPGGPLIDKYAQLGNPKTYKFTKPKVGDMDFSFSGLKTGILRFIQKNVQQNSNFIEENLNDICASIQHTIVEILMDKLKNSVKITGIKHIAIAGGVSANSEIRKVLKEAEKRRGWSTYIPKFEYTTDNAAMIGITGYLAYLENNFSNINTSATARLKVDSK is encoded by the coding sequence ATGAGCGAAAAATCAATTTATATTCTTGGTATTGAATCATCTTGTGATGATACTAGTGCTTCTGTTTTACGAAACGGAAAAGTACTATCAAATGTTGTGGCAAATCAAGAAATTCATACAGCATATGGCGGTGTAGTTCCTGAATTAGCATCACGAGCACATCAACAAAATATTATTCCGGTTGTTCAACAAGCAATACAAAGAGCAAATATCGACAAAAAAGAGTTAAAAGCCATAGCATTTACTCGCGGACCTGGATTAATGGGATCATTATTGGTGGGAACCTCATTTGCTAAGAGTTTATCTATGGGATTAGGCATACCATTAATTGCTGTAAATCATATGCAGGCTCACATTTTAGCACATTTTATTGATGAAAAAGAGCAAAAAAAACCACCTTTTCCATTTCTATGTTTGACTATAAGTGGAGGTCATACCCAAATTGTAAAGGTTTCTAATTATTTTGAAATGGAAGTGTTAGGGGAAACTATGGATGATGCTGTTGGTGAAGCATTTGATAAGTCAGCAAAAATATTAGGATTACCTTATCCTGGAGGTCCGTTAATTGATAAATATGCTCAGTTAGGGAACCCAAAAACTTATAAATTTACGAAACCAAAAGTTGGCGATATGGATTTTAGTTTCAGTGGTTTAAAAACTGGCATACTTCGATTTATACAAAAAAATGTTCAGCAAAATTCAAACTTCATAGAAGAAAATTTAAATGATATTTGTGCATCAATTCAACATACAATTGTGGAAATATTGATGGATAAACTAAAAAATTCTGTAAAAATTACAGGAATCAAACATATAGCAATTGCTGGTGGAGTAAGTGCAAACTCTGAAATAAGGAAAGTTTTAAAAGAAGCCGAAAAAAGGAGAGGTTGGTCAACTTATATTCCAAAATTTGAATATACTACCGACAATGCAGCAATGATAGGAATCACAGGTTACTTAGCATATCTAGAAAATAATTTTTCAAACATTAACACAAGTGCAACTGCTAGACTAAAAGTTGATTCTAAATAA
- a CDS encoding dihydrolipoamide acetyltransferase family protein, with amino-acid sequence MAKFELKLPKMGESVAEATITSWLKEVGDTIELDDAVVEIATDKVDSEVPSEVEGVLVEKLFDKDDVVQVGQTFAVIEINGEVENTTVEVPKVETAAVEIEKSVDEVIENVSTSKPIAKTGDSGKFYSPLVRNIASKEGISMDELESVSGSGKDGRVTKNDILAFIETKQSKPKPTTPEVKASQVKQEITPVDQTSSSPITVGSGDEIIEMTRMGKLIANHMVKSTQTSAHVQSFIEVDVTNIVKWREKVKDKFLAREGEKITYTPVFMQAVAKTLKDFPMINISLEGDKVIKKKNINLGMAAALPDGNLIVPVIKNADQLNLVGMTKAVNTLALKARNNQLKPDDIQDGTYTVTNVGSFGSVMGTPIINQPQVGILALGAIRKMPSVIETSEGDFIGIRHKMFLSHSYDHRVVNGAMGGMFIKHIKDYLESWDPNAEF; translated from the coding sequence TAGCGGAGGCTACAATTACATCTTGGTTAAAAGAAGTTGGTGATACAATTGAATTGGATGACGCTGTTGTTGAGATAGCAACAGATAAGGTTGATTCTGAGGTTCCTAGTGAAGTTGAAGGGGTTTTGGTGGAAAAATTATTTGATAAAGATGATGTTGTTCAAGTTGGCCAAACGTTTGCTGTGATTGAAATTAATGGCGAAGTTGAAAACACAACAGTTGAAGTTCCTAAAGTGGAAACAGCAGCAGTTGAAATAGAAAAATCTGTTGATGAAGTTATTGAAAATGTATCAACTTCAAAACCAATTGCGAAAACTGGCGATAGTGGAAAATTTTACTCTCCTTTAGTTAGAAATATTGCAAGTAAAGAAGGGATTTCTATGGATGAACTTGAAAGTGTTTCAGGTTCTGGAAAAGATGGAAGAGTTACAAAAAATGATATTTTAGCATTTATTGAAACAAAACAAAGTAAACCCAAACCTACTACACCAGAAGTTAAAGCAAGTCAAGTTAAACAAGAAATTACTCCTGTAGATCAAACGTCATCTTCCCCAATTACTGTAGGAAGTGGTGATGAAATTATTGAAATGACTCGAATGGGTAAATTGATAGCCAATCACATGGTAAAATCTACTCAAACATCAGCACATGTTCAATCTTTTATAGAAGTTGATGTAACTAATATTGTAAAGTGGCGTGAAAAAGTAAAAGATAAGTTTTTAGCAAGAGAAGGTGAGAAAATCACTTATACTCCAGTTTTTATGCAAGCAGTTGCTAAAACCTTGAAAGATTTTCCAATGATAAATATTTCACTTGAAGGAGATAAAGTAATTAAAAAGAAAAATATTAATTTGGGAATGGCTGCGGCTCTTCCTGATGGAAATTTAATAGTTCCAGTAATTAAAAATGCAGATCAATTAAACCTTGTTGGAATGACTAAAGCAGTTAATACTTTAGCCTTAAAAGCAAGAAATAATCAGTTAAAACCTGATGATATTCAAGATGGAACTTATACAGTAACTAATGTTGGTAGTTTTGGTAGTGTAATGGGTACACCTATTATCAATCAACCACAAGTTGGAATTCTAGCTTTAGGAGCAATAAGAAAAATGCCATCAGTAATAGAAACTTCAGAAGGCGATTTTATAGGAATTAGACATAAAATGTTTTTATCACATTCATACGATCATAGAGTTGTGAACGGTGCAATGGGAGGAATGTTTATTAAACATATAAAAGACTATTTAGAATCTTGGGATCCTAATGCCGAGTTTTAA